A portion of the Aquicoccus sp. G2-2 genome contains these proteins:
- a CDS encoding TadE/TadG family type IV pilus assembly protein translates to MNMYHALARRLRCFRRSEDATATLEFAIVFPFFISLFLSTVELGMITFQHSMLERGLDMAVRDVRLGTGTAPQHDEIKQRICTYAGVLQDCQNALRLEMIPVDLRNSVSIDPTPDCVDSSKDVTPVRHFVNGQENELMILRACYKFSPVFPTAGLGKQLEKDGAGQVAMIAMSAFVQEPD, encoded by the coding sequence ATGAATATGTATCACGCTCTCGCCCGTCGCCTGCGGTGCTTTCGCCGCAGCGAAGACGCCACGGCAACGCTCGAGTTTGCGATCGTGTTCCCGTTTTTCATTTCGCTGTTTCTCAGCACTGTTGAGCTGGGCATGATCACCTTCCAGCATTCGATGCTCGAACGCGGGCTGGACATGGCGGTGCGTGATGTGCGCCTCGGCACCGGAACGGCGCCGCAGCATGACGAAATCAAACAGAGGATCTGCACCTATGCCGGCGTGCTTCAGGATTGCCAGAACGCGCTGCGCCTCGAAATGATCCCGGTTGACCTGCGCAACTCCGTTTCGATCGACCCCACGCCCGATTGCGTTGATTCATCCAAGGACGTCACCCCTGTGCGCCATTTCGTAAACGGTCAGGAAAACGAACTGATGATCCTGCGCGCCTGCTACAAGTTCAGCCCGGTCTTTCCAACTGCCGGTCTCGGCAAGCAGCTTGAGAAAGACGGCGCGGGCCAGGTTGCGATGATCGCCATGTCGGCCTTTGTTCAGGAGCCAGATTGA
- a CDS encoding pilus assembly protein yields MFASLKFRLKLAYIAFRDDVRGTVAVEAAIIFPMLMWAFLSMFVFFEGFRQSSINDKAANTIADMLSRETENITPTYINNTKELFDLLAEADADSKIRISVIKWVKKKDEYKIVWSKAKGAGLSKLQTEDVKDWTTKLPTVPNQERIVLVETWSTYEPLFNVGLDPVVLKSFVFTRLRFAPQLRFSST; encoded by the coding sequence ATGTTCGCTTCCCTTAAATTCCGCCTGAAACTGGCCTATATCGCCTTTCGCGACGATGTCCGCGGCACCGTCGCCGTCGAAGCCGCCATCATTTTCCCGATGCTGATGTGGGCCTTCCTGTCGATGTTCGTGTTCTTTGAAGGCTTCCGTCAATCCTCGATCAACGACAAGGCGGCCAACACCATTGCCGACATGCTTTCGCGCGAAACCGAAAACATAACCCCCACCTATATCAACAACACCAAGGAGTTGTTCGATCTGCTGGCCGAGGCCGATGCGGACTCGAAAATCCGCATCTCGGTGATCAAGTGGGTCAAGAAAAAAGACGAATACAAGATCGTCTGGTCCAAAGCGAAAGGGGCTGGCCTGTCCAAACTCCAGACCGAAGATGTCAAGGACTGGACCACCAAGCTGCCAACGGTGCCAAATCAGGAACGCATCGTTCTGGTCGAAACCTGGAGCACCTATGAACCGCTCTTCAATGTCGGGCTTGACCCGGTGGTCCTCAAATCTTTCGTCTTCACCCGGCTGCGCTTTGCCCCACAGCTCCGCTTTTCCAGCACCTGA
- a CDS encoding HAMP domain-containing sensor histidine kinase, producing MFENSPSGQLVHDDKGNILDTNSRLRDWLGMAVSDLDGIHVIEVFSKASRIVYETSIAPLLVLKGQVDGASLDLVSKDGTKVPVLLSAESTEVGGERTTTIAFLLADARRALERDLAKARAEAEAELLSTQREGELREQFVAILGHDLRNPLASISSAVRMLSRETLSDRGNEILKLTQGSVQRMSLLITNILDFARNRLGGGIELNISDDADLEIELTQVVNEFRSAQPDCEIRLDIAKQGSVSCDVPRVGQLLSNLLGNAVTYGDSTQPIYVAVKTMAEGAFELSVKNSGEPIPPSAVERLFDPFVRPANHENQMGLGLGLYIASEIAKAHDGRLDVISNDEWTKFTFRMPQDQFEY from the coding sequence ATGTTTGAGAATTCTCCGAGTGGCCAGCTCGTTCACGATGACAAAGGAAATATTCTCGACACAAATAGCAGGTTGAGAGACTGGCTCGGGATGGCTGTTTCCGATTTAGACGGGATTCACGTGATAGAAGTGTTCAGCAAGGCGAGCAGGATTGTCTATGAAACCAGCATCGCGCCGCTTCTGGTTCTCAAGGGACAGGTCGACGGGGCGAGCCTTGATCTTGTTTCAAAAGATGGCACCAAGGTTCCTGTATTGTTGAGCGCCGAATCCACCGAAGTGGGAGGAGAGCGCACGACCACCATCGCCTTTTTGCTGGCGGATGCGCGGCGCGCCTTGGAGCGCGACCTTGCCAAGGCGCGGGCCGAGGCGGAAGCAGAGCTGTTGTCGACGCAGCGCGAGGGGGAGTTGCGCGAACAATTCGTCGCTATTCTTGGGCATGATCTGCGCAACCCGTTGGCTTCGATTTCATCGGCGGTTCGGATGCTATCGAGAGAAACGCTCAGCGACAGAGGCAATGAGATCTTAAAGCTGACGCAGGGCAGTGTTCAGCGCATGTCGCTGTTGATCACAAACATACTTGATTTTGCTCGCAATCGTTTGGGGGGTGGCATTGAGCTTAACATATCGGACGATGCGGACTTGGAGATTGAGCTTACACAGGTCGTTAATGAATTCCGTTCGGCGCAACCGGACTGTGAAATCCGGCTTGATATCGCCAAACAGGGCAGCGTGAGTTGCGATGTGCCGCGGGTCGGGCAGCTTCTGTCCAATCTTCTGGGTAACGCGGTGACATATGGTGATTCAACACAGCCCATCTATGTCGCCGTGAAAACGATGGCGGAGGGGGCGTTTGAGCTTAGCGTTAAAAATAGTGGCGAGCCAATACCGCCATCAGCCGTCGAGCGGTTGTTTGATCCATTTGTCCGCCCTGCAAACCACGAAAATCAGATGGGGTTAGGGCTGGGTCTATACATCGCATCTGAAATCGCTAAAGCGCATGACGGCAGACTGGATGTTATATCCAACGATGAATGGACCAAATTTACCTTTCGTATGCCACAAGATCAGTTCGAATATTGA
- a CDS encoding alpha/beta hydrolase translates to MSALARHNVRMTGSGERVMLFAHGFGCDQTMWRHVAPHFEASFKVAAFDYVGAGGSDAQAYDAAKYSTLEGYAADVIEIADELGIRDGIFVGHSVSAMIGALVEVQRPEIFSTLIMVGPSPRYIDDDDYVGGFSAGDIQELLHSLDENPLAWSAAMAPAIVGNPDHPQHGQELTESFCKLDPEIAKGFARATFTSDNRADLPKITARTLVLQCRDDIIAPVQVGEYVRDQIPNSKFVLLNATGHCPNLTAPDQVIAAIRDFV, encoded by the coding sequence ATGAGCGCACTTGCCCGGCACAATGTTCGGATGACTGGTTCTGGGGAACGGGTAATGCTTTTCGCGCATGGTTTTGGCTGCGATCAGACAATGTGGCGTCATGTAGCACCGCACTTTGAAGCATCGTTCAAGGTCGCGGCCTTTGACTACGTAGGGGCCGGTGGGTCTGACGCGCAGGCGTACGACGCTGCCAAGTATTCGACGCTTGAAGGCTATGCGGCTGACGTTATCGAAATCGCTGATGAGCTTGGCATCCGCGATGGCATATTCGTCGGTCATTCCGTCAGCGCGATGATTGGCGCACTGGTGGAGGTGCAAAGACCAGAAATTTTCAGCACGCTGATTATGGTTGGCCCTTCTCCTCGCTACATCGACGACGACGATTATGTTGGCGGTTTCAGCGCGGGTGACATTCAGGAGTTGTTGCACTCTCTCGACGAAAACCCCCTTGCATGGTCGGCTGCGATGGCCCCTGCAATCGTGGGCAATCCGGATCATCCGCAGCACGGTCAGGAATTGACCGAGAGCTTCTGTAAGCTCGACCCTGAAATTGCCAAAGGCTTTGCCCGCGCGACGTTTACGTCCGACAATCGCGCCGATTTGCCAAAGATTACGGCAAGAACCCTGGTGCTTCAGTGCCGGGACGACATCATCGCCCCGGTGCAGGTTGGCGAATATGTTCGCGATCAAATCCCCAACAGCAAGTTTGTGCTGCTGAACGCCACCGGTCATTGCCCGAACCTCACTGCGCCCGATCAGGTCATTGCGGCCATACGTGACTTTGTTTGA